One genomic segment of Roseovarius carneus includes these proteins:
- a CDS encoding electron transfer flavoprotein-ubiquinone oxidoreductase: MTETARETMEYDVVIVGAGPAGLSAAIRMKQLNPEAEVVVLEKGSEVGAHILSGAVLDPVGIDMLIPDWKAKGAPITVPVTDDKFYMLGEAGALRIPNFPMPPLMSNHGNYIVSMGNVCRWMAEQAEELGVEIFPGMACSEMVYAEDGSVKGVVAGEFGRNPDGSEGPGYEPGMELHGKYVFLSEGVRGSLSKEVIAKYDLAKGKEPQKYGLGMKEIWEIDPEKHKEGSVTHTMGWPLNKNAGGGSFIYHLDNNQVYVGFVVHLNYKNPHLFPYMEFQRFKHHPMVADLLKGGKRVAYGARAITEGGYQSMPKMVAPGVALLGCSVGMVNVPRIKGNHNAMLSGIAAAEAATAAIAAGRSGDELSDYETDVRTGAIGNDLKRVRNVKPLWSKYGLMASLTMGGFDMWTNTLLGASVFGTIGHGKSDADATEEASKHKEIAYPKPDGTLSFDRLTNVSFSMTNHEESQPAHLKLADASLPVAVNLAKYAGPSARYCPAGVYEFVHEDGKDPRFQINFQNCVHCKTCDIKDPSQNITWTTPQGGDGPNYPNM; this comes from the coding sequence ATGACCGAGACCGCGCGCGAAACGATGGAATATGATGTGGTGATCGTGGGGGCCGGCCCCGCAGGCCTGAGCGCTGCGATCCGCATGAAGCAGCTCAACCCCGAGGCGGAGGTTGTGGTGCTGGAAAAGGGCTCAGAAGTGGGCGCGCATATCTTGTCGGGCGCTGTTCTGGATCCTGTGGGCATCGACATGCTGATCCCCGATTGGAAGGCCAAGGGCGCGCCGATTACGGTGCCTGTGACCGATGACAAGTTCTACATGCTGGGCGAAGCGGGCGCGCTGCGCATCCCAAACTTCCCCATGCCGCCCTTGATGAGCAACCACGGCAATTACATCGTGTCGATGGGCAATGTCTGTCGCTGGATGGCCGAGCAGGCCGAGGAGCTGGGCGTGGAAATCTTCCCGGGCATGGCGTGCTCCGAGATGGTCTACGCCGAGGATGGCAGCGTCAAAGGCGTGGTGGCTGGTGAGTTTGGCCGCAACCCCGATGGCTCCGAGGGCCCCGGCTATGAGCCCGGCATGGAGCTGCACGGCAAATACGTTTTCCTGAGCGAGGGTGTGCGCGGGAGCCTGTCGAAAGAGGTGATCGCGAAATACGACCTCGCCAAGGGTAAGGAGCCTCAGAAATACGGCCTCGGGATGAAGGAAATCTGGGAGATCGACCCCGAAAAGCACAAAGAGGGCAGCGTCACTCACACGATGGGCTGGCCGCTGAACAAGAATGCGGGCGGCGGATCGTTCATCTATCACCTTGATAACAATCAGGTCTATGTGGGCTTCGTGGTCCATCTGAACTACAAGAACCCGCATCTCTTTCCCTATATGGAATTCCAGCGGTTCAAGCATCACCCGATGGTCGCGGACCTTCTCAAGGGCGGCAAGCGCGTGGCGTATGGCGCGCGGGCGATCACCGAGGGCGGCTATCAGTCGATGCCTAAGATGGTGGCACCCGGCGTGGCGCTTCTGGGCTGCTCGGTCGGCATGGTCAACGTGCCGCGCATCAAGGGCAATCACAATGCCATGCTGAGCGGGATCGCCGCTGCCGAAGCCGCCACCGCCGCGATCGCCGCCGGGCGCAGCGGCGATGAATTGAGCGATTACGAGACAGACGTGCGCACTGGCGCTATCGGCAATGACCTCAAGCGCGTGCGCAACGTGAAGCCACTCTGGTCCAAATACGGCCTTATGGCGTCGCTCACCATGGGCGGGTTCGATATGTGGACCAACACCCTGCTTGGTGCGTCGGTCTTTGGCACCATCGGTCATGGTAAATCGGATGCGGACGCGACCGAAGAGGCCTCAAAGCACAAAGAGATCGCCTATCCCAAGCCCGATGGCACGCTCAGCTTTGACCGGCTCACCAATGTCAGCTTCTCGATGACCAACCACGAGGAAAGCCAGCCTGCGCACCTGAAGCTCGCGGATGCCAGCCTCCCCGTGGCCGTCAATCTGGCGAAATATGCGGGTCCCTCGGCGCGCTATTGTCCAGCGGGTGTCTACGAATTTGTGCATGAGGACGGCAAAGATCCACGGTTTCAGATCAACTTCCAGAACTGCGTGCATTGCAAAACATGCGACATCAAAGACCCAAGCCAGAACATCACATGGACCACACCGCAAGGCGGGGACGGGCCAAACTACCCGAATATGTAA
- the greA gene encoding transcription elongation factor GreA: MDKIPMTRAGHNALEVELKRLKSVERPAIIAAIAEAREHGDLSENAEYHSAREKHSFIEGRVKELEGILGLAEVIDPSKLSGSIKFGAKVTLVDEDTDEEKTWQIVGEHEANIEKGLLNIKSPIARALIGKDEGDSVEVRTPGGDRGYEVLKISYS, encoded by the coding sequence ATGGATAAGATCCCGATGACACGGGCGGGCCACAACGCCCTTGAGGTTGAGCTGAAACGGCTCAAATCCGTGGAGCGTCCGGCCATCATCGCGGCCATTGCAGAGGCGCGTGAACATGGCGATTTGTCGGAGAATGCCGAGTATCATTCCGCCCGTGAAAAGCACAGCTTCATTGAAGGGCGCGTGAAGGAGCTTGAGGGCATCCTTGGCCTTGCCGAGGTGATTGATCCGTCCAAGCTTTCGGGCTCGATCAAGTTTGGTGCCAAGGTGACGCTTGTCGATGAGGATACGGATGAGGAAAAGACCTGGCAGATCGTGGGCGAGCATGAAGCCAATATCGAAAAGGGTCTTTTGAACATCAAATCGCCCATTGCGCGCGCCCTGATCGGCAAGGATGAGGGTGACAGTGTCGAGGTGCGCACGCCGGGGGGTGATCGCGGCTACGAAGTGCTGAAGATCTCCTATAGCTGA